The following are encoded together in the Thalassolituus oleivorans MIL-1 genome:
- a CDS encoding TraR/DksA C4-type zinc finger protein yields the protein MDDLDRAKDLEIFQRDNALNAQKLKAKEPPQDIDEDGTVWCIDCGDEVSRQRLAAKPNAARCIDCQQLSELRDKC from the coding sequence ATGGACGATTTAGACCGCGCAAAAGACCTGGAAATTTTTCAGCGCGATAACGCGTTAAACGCGCAAAAACTGAAAGCCAAAGAGCCACCGCAAGACATCGACGAGGACGGCACAGTCTGGTGTATCGACTGCGGCGATGAAGTTAGCAGGCAACGACTAGCAGCCAAACCCAACGCGGCGCGCTGCATCGACTGCCAACAGTTATCAGAGCTACGGGATAAATGCTGA
- a CDS encoding DUF3486 family protein, which translates to MTKTTRGRGSKIEQLPDAVKSLLNAMLRDQQYTQQDILDEVNTQLEAIGADEDKISRSGLNRYATRMAAIGKKMQETNSIANAWVSKLGEAPTGDIGKLLIQMTQTMAFELAATASEDDEPASLGLLKDLALTVQRLEKTRMDSIKNEKEIRKAFAEQAANKAEEVAKGAGLSREAIRTIKNEILGIA; encoded by the coding sequence ATGACTAAAACCACTCGTGGTCGTGGATCAAAAATAGAGCAGCTACCCGACGCGGTTAAATCGCTGTTAAACGCCATGTTGCGCGATCAGCAATACACACAGCAAGACATACTCGACGAAGTTAATACACAGCTCGAAGCCATAGGCGCAGACGAAGACAAGATCAGCCGCAGCGGATTAAATCGCTACGCAACACGCATGGCGGCCATCGGCAAAAAGATGCAAGAAACCAACTCCATCGCTAACGCGTGGGTGTCCAAATTGGGCGAAGCCCCAACAGGTGATATCGGCAAATTGCTCATCCAAATGACCCAAACAATGGCGTTTGAATTAGCAGCAACCGCCAGCGAAGACGATGAACCGGCATCACTTGGCTTGCTAAAAGACCTCGCCTTAACCGTCCAACGCCTAGAAAAAACCCGCATGGACAGCATCAAAAATGAAAAAGAAATTCGCAAAGCCTTTGCCGAGCAAGCCGCCAACAAAGCAGAAGAAGTTGCCAAAGGTGCAGGCTTAAGCCGCGAAGCCATCCGCACCATCAAAAACGAAATACTGGGGATCGCGTAA